One Vitis riparia cultivar Riparia Gloire de Montpellier isolate 1030 chromosome 4, EGFV_Vit.rip_1.0, whole genome shotgun sequence genomic window carries:
- the LOC117912652 gene encoding glutamate receptor 2.7-like, with translation MLTVQQLNPTITDINELIKKGECVGYQYGSFVYEFLIKSMKFDESNLVKYESPKELDELFSKGGITAAFDEIPYMKIFLAKYCSKYTAVGPTYKFDGFGFVFPKGSPLVADVSRKVLSMIEGAKLLEFEKAWFGQTTSCPELTSSVSSNSIGLNSIWGLFLIAGVASFVALVACITTFLYENRTP, from the exons ATGTTAACAGTTCAACAGCTCAACCCAACTATCACTGATATAAATGAGCTCATAAAGAAGGGGGAGTGTGTAGGTTACCAATATGGCTCTTTCGTTTATGAATTCTTGATCAAGTCGATGAAATTTGATGAGTCCAATCTTGTAAAGTATGAGTCACCAAAAGAACTggatgaattattttcaaaaggtGGAATTACTGCTGCATTTGATGAAATCCCTTACATGAAGATTTTCCTTGCAAAATATTGCTCCAAATACACTGCAGTTGGACCAACATACAAGTTTGATGGGTTTGGATTT GTCTTTCCAAAGGGTTCACCCCTTGTAGCGGATGTTTCAAGGAAAGTTTTAAGCATGATCGAGGGAGCTAAATTGTTAGAATTTGAGAAGGCATGGTTTGGGCAAACAACCAGTTGTCCAGAGCTCACCAGCTCAGTTTCTTCAAACAGTATCGGCCTTAATAGCATTTGGGGCCTATTCCTCATTGCTGGAGTCGCTTCATTTGTAGCTCTCGTCGCATGCATCACCACATTCCTTTATGAAAATAGAACGCCTTAA
- the LOC117912653 gene encoding uncharacterized protein LOC117912653 has product MDAVLQIFKRSICPGTPFFESLAKKPPTTMNDLFRRASKYSMLEDDVRATTQQILVAGQASRSDVERSAKLPDQPRIPAAPKAIINYIHGGPLDEEYDSKRNRQRLLQAASVREHVNSIRPGITGGGPHPIDGTIIFPPVNPTRILQPHHDALILSLEIGDFNVRRILVDPGNSADLLQASIISQMGRNLTGLENPGRILSGFNGATTTSLGDIVLPVQAGPVTLNVQFSVVQDLSPFNVILGRTWLHYMKVIPSTYHQMVSFLTKDGQIDLYGNQLAVRQCYQIAQEVRTIQEDKLLPESTHALDQ; this is encoded by the exons ATGGATGCTGTCCTACAGATCTTCAAGCGAAGCATCTGTCCAGGCACCCCATTCTTCGAATCGCTAGCTAAGAAGCCTCCTACGACGATGAACGACTTGTTCCGGCGCGCAAGCAAATACTCAATGCTCGAAGATGACGTGCGAGCAACCACCCAACAAATCTTGGTTGCCGGACAAGCATCCAGAAGTGATGTGGAAAGAAGTGCCAAACTTCCGGACCAGCCAAG GATTCCAGCCGCCCCCAAAGCCATTATAAACTATATCCACGGAGGACCATTGGATGAGGAATACGACTCCAAACGAAATAGACAGAGGCTGTTGCAGGCAGCATCGGTGCGTGAGCATGTCAACTCCATACGGCCTGGGATAACTGGGGGAGGCCCTCACCCCATAGATGGGACAATCATTTTCCCCCCAGTAAACCCCACACGGATATTACAACCGCACCACGACGCCCTCATCCTGTCCCTGGAGATCGGAGACTTCAACGTGAGACGCATCCTAGTCGACCCGGGCAACTCGGCCGATCTTTTACAAGCATCGATAATTAGCCAAATGGGACGCAATCTAACAGGCCTCGAAAACCCTGGGCGAATTTTGTCCGGATTCAACGGAGCGACAACTACCTCATTGGGAGATATTGTACTGCCGGTCCAAGCTGGCCCAGTCACTCTCAACGTACAATTTTCGGTGGTACAAGatttatcacccttcaatgTCATATTGGGGCGCACATGGCTGCACTACATGAAAGTCATCCCCTCTACGTATCATCAAATGGTAAGCTTTCTTACCAAGGATGGGCAAATTGACCTATACGGCAACCAGTTAGCCGTTCGCCAATGCTATCAGATAGCACAAGAAGTAAGGACCATTCAGGAGGATAAACTCCTCCCTGAGTCCACCCATGCACTTGACCAATAA